A section of the Streptomyces sp. NBC_01216 genome encodes:
- a CDS encoding NUDIX hydrolase, producing the protein MIPDFVSDLRKAVGPDCLLWLPGVVAVVRDENRQVLLQRRSAAGLWTPLSGIVEPGEAPAAAVAREVEEETGLRVLVERLAAVTHSPPVRHSNGHRAQYFEVVFACRPADPDQLPQVCDDESVDVAWFSLDALPPMSERMREIIGLVEKDETAAWFAPNE; encoded by the coding sequence ATGATTCCTGATTTTGTATCAGATCTCCGGAAGGCTGTCGGTCCCGACTGCCTTCTCTGGCTCCCGGGTGTGGTCGCGGTCGTGCGCGACGAGAACCGGCAGGTACTGCTGCAGCGCCGGTCTGCTGCCGGCCTGTGGACGCCGCTGAGCGGGATCGTGGAGCCGGGAGAGGCGCCGGCTGCCGCGGTGGCACGGGAGGTTGAGGAGGAGACCGGACTGCGGGTGCTGGTCGAGCGCCTGGCCGCGGTGACGCATTCTCCGCCGGTACGGCACAGTAACGGCCACCGGGCGCAGTACTTCGAAGTCGTCTTCGCGTGCCGCCCGGCGGACCCTGACCAGTTGCCGCAGGTGTGCGATGACGAGTCGGTGGACGTCGCCTGGTTCTCGCTGGACGCGCTGCCGCCGATGAGCGAGCGGATGCGGGAAATCATCGGCTTGGTCGAAAAGGATGAGACCGCGGCCTGGTTCGCGCCGAACGAGTGA
- a CDS encoding class I SAM-dependent methyltransferase: MTSYTPDELFASTAPYYAAHRPRYAPEFYTLLADRFGLDGTQRVLDLGAGPGIIALDLAPLVGEVIAVDPEKGMLEEGRRLAAEQDVTNIDWREGDSTTLPTMDIGPVLLTVMGAAYHWMDRDQVARDLDRIIEPGGAIVLASGGAPGDLEPADWRHVVDEVRTRYLGPERRAGSGTYSHPKERHQDVLARSPFSKVDTARWDHTLTRTVDEVIGWVFSLSYSSPAQLGEQKDAFEEDLRAALLAFAPSGRFDEVIRTEAIIATRP; the protein is encoded by the coding sequence GTGACCTCGTACACGCCCGACGAACTGTTCGCGTCCACCGCGCCGTACTACGCCGCGCACCGGCCCCGCTACGCGCCCGAGTTCTACACCCTGCTCGCCGACCGCTTCGGCCTCGATGGCACCCAGCGCGTCCTCGACCTCGGCGCCGGCCCCGGCATCATCGCCCTCGACCTCGCACCCCTCGTCGGCGAGGTCATCGCCGTCGATCCCGAGAAGGGCATGCTCGAAGAGGGCCGCCGCCTCGCCGCCGAGCAGGACGTCACCAACATCGACTGGCGCGAGGGCGACTCCACCACCCTCCCGACGATGGACATCGGGCCTGTCCTGCTCACCGTCATGGGCGCGGCCTACCACTGGATGGACCGCGACCAGGTCGCCCGGGACCTCGACCGGATCATCGAACCGGGCGGAGCGATCGTCCTCGCCTCCGGCGGCGCCCCCGGCGACCTCGAGCCCGCCGACTGGCGCCACGTCGTCGACGAGGTCCGCACCCGCTACCTCGGCCCCGAGCGCCGCGCCGGCTCCGGCACCTACTCCCACCCCAAGGAGCGCCACCAGGACGTCCTCGCGCGCTCCCCGTTCTCCAAGGTCGACACCGCGCGCTGGGACCACACCCTGACCCGCACAGTGGACGAGGTCATCGGCTGGGTGTTCAGCCTGTCGTACTCCAGCCCCGCCCAGCTCGGCGAGCAGAAGGACGCCTTCGAGGAGGACCTGCGCGCAGCGCTGCTCGCCTTCGCCCCTTCCGGGCGGTTCGACGAGGTGATCCGCACCGAGGCGATCATCGCCACCAGGCCCTAA
- a CDS encoding helix-turn-helix domain-containing protein, with protein sequence MDERQQEQAKLIGKRVRTLRGKRGLTVRALGGLAGVSNSYLSMIESGQRLLKDPAYINAIADALRVAPAELLGQPFLPVDPHATQAHAAIPELRLTLMGMTLGSPPDRPAPEEPLTRLAARVRQANRLYHAAEYGALAVKLPALLSDLQAAAAAREGRTRLRVLRLLADAYHPACTLMLKSLGYTDLAFIAVTRASEAIAELEDPVYTALSGFFATHILMAAGSPQQALSKATATVNLLEQHLALPHAEALLGELHLISATSITRDPSRPAGDRTSDVRSHLAEAARLADGIGETRAFHLNFGPTNVKIHRVSLNVDLGHHGDAVTAGADVHPEIISAPGRQAAYHSDLGRALVYVRGQESTAAERFLRAELIAPQRVHADALIGDSVSHLLGKRLPAHVQRDLAGLAHRMGISR encoded by the coding sequence ATGGACGAGCGGCAGCAGGAGCAGGCCAAGCTGATCGGCAAGCGAGTACGGACACTCCGGGGCAAACGGGGGCTAACCGTACGAGCGCTGGGCGGCCTGGCTGGCGTCTCGAACTCCTACCTGTCGATGATCGAGAGCGGTCAGCGGCTCTTGAAGGACCCCGCGTACATCAACGCGATCGCCGACGCTTTGAGGGTCGCGCCGGCCGAACTGCTGGGACAGCCCTTCCTGCCGGTGGACCCCCACGCTACTCAGGCTCACGCTGCCATCCCGGAGCTACGGCTCACGCTGATGGGTATGACGTTGGGCAGTCCGCCTGACCGCCCGGCGCCCGAGGAGCCCCTGACGCGTCTGGCGGCGCGGGTGCGGCAGGCGAACCGGCTCTATCACGCCGCAGAGTACGGGGCCTTGGCGGTCAAGCTCCCGGCGCTGCTGTCGGACCTCCAGGCGGCGGCCGCGGCGAGGGAGGGACGTACGCGGCTACGGGTGCTGCGGCTGCTCGCCGATGCCTACCACCCCGCGTGCACCCTGATGCTCAAGTCGCTCGGTTACACCGATTTGGCCTTCATCGCGGTCACCCGGGCCAGCGAGGCCATCGCCGAACTCGAGGACCCGGTCTACACCGCCCTGAGCGGCTTCTTCGCCACGCACATCCTTATGGCGGCCGGGAGCCCGCAGCAGGCCTTGTCCAAGGCAACCGCCACGGTGAACCTGCTGGAGCAACACCTCGCCCTGCCCCATGCCGAGGCCCTGCTCGGTGAGCTTCACCTGATTTCTGCCACGAGCATCACCAGGGATCCGAGTAGGCCGGCGGGTGACCGCACTTCCGACGTCCGTTCCCACCTAGCAGAGGCGGCGCGCCTGGCAGACGGAATCGGAGAGACGCGCGCCTTTCATCTGAACTTCGGCCCAACAAACGTCAAGATCCACCGCGTCAGCCTCAACGTCGACCTCGGGCACCATGGCGACGCCGTCACGGCGGGTGCCGACGTGCACCCTGAAATCATCAGCGCCCCTGGTCGGCAGGCGGCCTACCATTCCGATCTGGGACGGGCCCTCGTCTACGTCCGCGGGCAGGAGTCGACTGCGGCCGAGCGGTTCCTCCGGGCGGAACTGATCGCCCCTCAGCGGGTTCACGCGGATGCGCTGATCGGCGACTCGGTCAGCCACCTTCTCGGAAAACGGCTTCCCGCCCATGTGCAGCGCGACCTGGCTGGGCTGGCTCACCGAATGGGCATCAGCAGATAG
- a CDS encoding DNA-binding protein has product MIGDLEAGRDWVDQRRVLSAIANALRLDPAELTGQPYMPDEADHSTVHALGWHARRYLARSLSADDAVGEASREELAALVEGLQTADEAGDLASAALKVPGLLQLAGLPQPADADLGVTTARAAAHVAVSRLLRRLGYWDLAWSVLARACPPAEARSAVLAEEVRLLLDLGQAGPAVARATWIEADAPPEVLLPLAVAHATLGNETKSEYLLASAQAKAVDARQRSQVACARAFAAAECGAYDHVLEQAAGATCLPAGDRSALLVLTASARARLGEYGSAAEDLAAAESIAPLHTRLDPLARELLCVLPVRAQEHAAMLGEIAARFGMK; this is encoded by the coding sequence TTGATCGGAGACCTCGAGGCGGGGAGGGACTGGGTTGACCAGCGCCGCGTGCTTAGTGCGATCGCCAACGCCCTTCGGCTGGATCCGGCTGAACTGACCGGCCAGCCCTACATGCCAGACGAGGCCGACCACTCCACGGTGCACGCGCTCGGGTGGCACGCGCGTCGGTATCTGGCTCGCTCGCTCTCCGCGGATGATGCCGTCGGGGAGGCCAGCCGGGAGGAACTGGCCGCGCTCGTCGAAGGGCTGCAGACGGCCGATGAGGCTGGCGACCTCGCCTCCGCCGCTCTGAAGGTCCCGGGGCTGCTGCAACTGGCTGGTCTGCCGCAGCCCGCCGACGCCGATCTCGGGGTCACCACTGCTCGTGCAGCGGCTCACGTAGCCGTGAGCCGGCTCCTACGCCGCCTCGGATACTGGGACCTCGCCTGGAGTGTCCTCGCTCGGGCATGTCCTCCCGCAGAAGCACGCTCAGCGGTGCTGGCGGAGGAGGTCAGGCTGCTGTTGGACCTGGGGCAGGCTGGGCCAGCCGTCGCCAGGGCCACATGGATAGAGGCCGACGCTCCACCAGAGGTTCTACTGCCGTTGGCCGTCGCGCACGCGACGCTCGGGAACGAAACAAAGAGCGAGTACCTGCTCGCGTCTGCTCAAGCGAAAGCCGTCGATGCGCGGCAACGATCCCAGGTTGCGTGCGCCAGGGCCTTCGCGGCGGCGGAGTGCGGTGCTTACGACCACGTGCTTGAACAGGCAGCGGGCGCTACCTGCCTCCCGGCTGGCGACCGCTCCGCTCTGCTCGTCCTAACCGCGTCCGCGCGGGCCAGGCTCGGCGAATACGGATCGGCGGCCGAGGATCTGGCGGCCGCAGAATCCATCGCGCCGTTGCACACCCGTCTGGATCCGCTGGCACGCGAGCTCCTGTGTGTTCTCCCCGTTCGCGCTCAAGAACACGCCGCGATGCTGGGCGAGATCGCAGCGCGGTTCGGCATGAAGTGA
- a CDS encoding phytanoyl-CoA dioxygenase family protein → MTTPLAPDPEQLAAFDRDGLLVLRGALTPEVRDRAAEAAVRLLATDRSAGRDRSVDGKDGFRGVLALDDAFLPLLANPAVLPTLIGLLSPNIHLMSSNLISMPSLPDEQRTIRVPSRHGWHRDMSSTVADLGVEHTPRLAIKVAYFLTDPGPDAGLTMFVPGSHTRTGPVTVPEGDIDPAGAITPDFGPHDVVLFENRTWHAGGLNRSGHDRLAVMMQYGYRWLNAVDDPDPGLLDRPDLDDVARQLLGARDRHPDGSVAREGSGARPLADWWKHLNTAPAR, encoded by the coding sequence ATGACCACCCCGCTCGCACCCGACCCCGAGCAGCTGGCCGCCTTCGACCGCGACGGCCTCCTCGTCCTGCGCGGCGCCCTCACCCCCGAGGTACGAGACCGCGCGGCCGAGGCCGCCGTACGACTCCTGGCCACCGACCGCTCCGCGGGCCGGGACCGCTCGGTCGACGGCAAGGACGGCTTCCGCGGCGTCCTCGCCCTGGACGACGCCTTCCTCCCGCTCCTCGCCAACCCGGCCGTGCTGCCCACGCTCATCGGCCTGCTCAGCCCCAACATCCACCTGATGTCGAGCAACCTGATCTCCATGCCGTCCCTGCCGGACGAGCAGCGCACCATCCGCGTGCCGTCCCGCCACGGCTGGCACCGCGACATGTCCTCCACCGTGGCCGACCTCGGCGTCGAGCACACGCCTCGTCTGGCGATCAAGGTGGCGTACTTCCTCACCGACCCGGGCCCGGACGCCGGGCTCACGATGTTCGTGCCCGGCAGTCACACCCGCACCGGGCCCGTCACCGTCCCGGAGGGGGACATCGACCCGGCCGGCGCGATCACCCCGGACTTCGGCCCCCACGACGTGGTCCTCTTCGAGAACCGCACCTGGCACGCCGGCGGCCTCAACCGCTCCGGCCACGACCGGCTCGCCGTGATGATGCAGTACGGCTACCGCTGGCTCAACGCCGTCGACGACCCCGACCCCGGCCTCCTCGACCGGCCGGACCTGGACGACGTCGCACGGCAGCTCCTCGGCGCCCGCGACCGCCACCCAGACGGCTCCGTCGCCCGCGAAGGCTCCGGCGCGCGCCCCCTGGCCGACTGGTGGAAGCACCTGAACACCGCCCCGGCTCGTTGA
- a CDS encoding phosphoketolase, producing MSETVMAPGPAVAAGPGDFPDWSQAAAHAAARVPDAAVTAAWRALNYLCAAQLYLNDNVLPARPLRVEDVKEAPSGHWGVCPPVNFMLAHLGPLTAWRPPGSEVLVVHGAGHAGPSALAHAYLTKTLTLTGSGPGWSAADMCALAAGFPHTRSYGGEITPLIPGVRYTGGQLGPALAVAQGMVLDAPHRLVVALLGDGELETGAAAAAWTARRALLGSGLHGAVLPVVLANGLRMGGPSLLAGLDEDELRAYFTGLGYEPFLHDGSDTAGFRTVLAEVFARLRPLGIARPQPVLVLTMPKGATGPEEVAGRRIAGTPAVHKTPLKDPAHNGEEFDALAAWLASYEPAALFTDRGLPSDLVRQALPHPPPRPRPAPPVAPLAVRGTEAWPLLSAVIRERAAAGAFRLFSPDEAASNRLHLADGPDGGMPEWASEILNEEICHAWLQGYTETGRDALLATYEAFAAVNTSLLVQHLKHRSARTATGAGGLANINYLITSLGWRNTYTHQNPGLVSAMLETENPTVHVYTPADATRAAAVLAVMLAGRDRANFLLADKHHTLTFPPDTFREELTVGAAIWPHQSTPGSGSPDIVLASAGDVAARELSRAAGRLADARPDARIRYVHVNDLTVLGHPDTWPAALPDAAFDRLFPTGAPVLLATVTQAPAVRALLAGRGEAARVRVVGYRDPGRPLPSADLLEHCGMSAAALTAQALSMLKEPR from the coding sequence GTGAGCGAGACCGTCATGGCTCCCGGGCCCGCTGTTGCGGCGGGCCCGGGGGACTTCCCCGACTGGAGCCAGGCCGCAGCCCACGCCGCGGCGCGCGTGCCGGACGCGGCCGTCACGGCCGCGTGGCGGGCGCTGAACTACCTGTGCGCCGCGCAGCTGTACCTGAACGACAACGTGCTGCCCGCCCGGCCGCTGCGGGTGGAGGACGTGAAGGAGGCGCCGAGCGGACACTGGGGGGTGTGCCCGCCGGTGAACTTCATGCTCGCGCACCTGGGGCCGCTCACCGCATGGCGTCCCCCGGGCAGCGAGGTCCTCGTCGTCCACGGCGCCGGGCACGCCGGCCCGTCGGCGCTCGCCCACGCCTACCTGACGAAGACCCTCACCCTGACCGGCAGCGGACCGGGCTGGTCGGCGGCCGACATGTGCGCGCTGGCCGCGGGCTTCCCGCACACCCGCTCCTACGGCGGGGAGATCACCCCGCTCATCCCCGGCGTGCGCTACACCGGCGGCCAGCTCGGGCCGGCGCTCGCCGTCGCGCAGGGCATGGTCCTGGACGCCCCGCACCGCCTGGTGGTCGCGCTGCTCGGCGACGGGGAGCTGGAGACCGGCGCCGCCGCGGCGGCCTGGACGGCCCGGCGGGCGCTGCTCGGGTCCGGCCTGCACGGCGCGGTGCTGCCCGTCGTGCTCGCCAACGGCCTGCGGATGGGCGGCCCCTCCCTCTTGGCCGGGCTCGACGAGGACGAGCTACGCGCGTACTTCACCGGCCTGGGATACGAGCCGTTCCTCCACGACGGCTCCGACACGGCCGGCTTCCGGACGGTCCTGGCCGAGGTGTTCGCCCGGCTGCGCCCGCTCGGGATCGCCCGCCCCCAGCCGGTGCTCGTCCTGACCATGCCCAAGGGCGCGACCGGGCCCGAGGAGGTCGCCGGCCGCCGGATCGCCGGAACCCCGGCCGTCCACAAGACCCCGCTGAAGGACCCCGCCCACAACGGGGAGGAGTTCGACGCGCTCGCCGCTTGGCTGGCCTCGTACGAGCCCGCCGCGCTGTTCACCGACCGGGGACTGCCGTCCGACCTCGTACGGCAGGCACTGCCGCACCCGCCGCCCCGGCCCCGCCCGGCCCCGCCGGTGGCCCCGCTCGCCGTCCGCGGCACGGAGGCGTGGCCACTGCTCAGCGCAGTGATCCGCGAACGCGCCGCCGCCGGCGCCTTCCGCCTGTTCAGCCCGGACGAGGCCGCCTCCAACCGGCTGCACCTGGCCGACGGACCCGACGGCGGGATGCCGGAATGGGCGAGCGAGATCCTCAACGAGGAGATCTGCCACGCCTGGCTGCAGGGCTACACCGAGACCGGCCGCGACGCGCTGCTGGCCACGTACGAGGCGTTCGCCGCGGTCAACACCAGCCTGCTCGTCCAGCACCTCAAGCACCGCAGCGCGCGGACCGCGACCGGCGCCGGCGGGCTGGCGAACATCAACTACCTGATCACCTCGCTGGGCTGGCGCAACACCTACACCCACCAGAACCCCGGGCTCGTCTCCGCGATGCTGGAGACCGAGAACCCCACCGTGCACGTCTACACCCCGGCCGACGCCACCCGCGCGGCCGCCGTTCTCGCGGTCATGCTCGCCGGCCGGGACCGGGCGAACTTCCTGCTCGCCGACAAGCACCACACGCTCACCTTCCCCCCGGACACCTTCCGCGAGGAGCTGACCGTCGGCGCCGCAATCTGGCCGCACCAGAGCACCCCCGGCTCCGGAAGCCCGGACATCGTCCTGGCCTCCGCCGGGGACGTCGCGGCCCGTGAGCTGTCCCGCGCGGCCGGACGGCTTGCCGATGCCCGCCCGGATGCCCGCATCCGCTACGTGCACGTCAACGACCTCACCGTTCTCGGGCACCCGGACACCTGGCCCGCCGCACTGCCCGACGCCGCGTTCGACCGCCTGTTCCCGACCGGCGCCCCGGTGCTGCTGGCCACTGTCACGCAGGCCCCGGCCGTACGAGCCCTGCTGGCCGGCCGCGGCGAAGCCGCTCGCGTCCGCGTGGTCGGCTACCGCGACCCCGGCCGCCCTCTGCCCTCCGCCGACCTGCTGGAGCACTGCGGCATGTCCGCCGCCGCGCTCACCGCCCAGGCGCTCTCGATGCTCAAGGAGCCGCGATGA
- a CDS encoding enolase C-terminal domain-like protein, giving the protein MAGRDGAAVSVVRAVRVWPVVGQPAGLPEGLPDAVAAVAVAPAGPSWAEHRTRFAVEVVGDGVSGWHAPVGEGVARLVVDSLADGLVGHDAAAPRKLGYRPRTSRHQQGAHVRQAVSAVELACWDLASRASGRSVPELLGGTVRERVPVYASALGLDPARPEAVKAAEWIAGQGFWGQKWPLTKELLRQGPRAVARVLGALREAAGEGRFMVDGLRRCRLDEALALLPVLADLEVAFAEELLEPGGFAWGRVRAAGAGVPMAAGEHAVDEHEQMRLLTGGSVDVWQTDPGWSGGLARSLHTTEVAADLGMATFPHGDRLWAALALAGACCRDKVPAVEWHLTLEPLRQQVFTEPTEVQAGMLPSGPGAGLAPLPVTSSPLPAWGIGS; this is encoded by the coding sequence ATGGCCGGCCGGGACGGCGCGGCCGTGTCGGTGGTGCGGGCGGTGCGGGTGTGGCCGGTGGTCGGGCAGCCGGCCGGTCTGCCGGAGGGGTTACCGGATGCGGTGGCCGCGGTGGCGGTCGCGCCGGCGGGTCCGTCGTGGGCGGAGCACCGGACCCGGTTCGCGGTCGAGGTGGTCGGGGACGGGGTCTCGGGCTGGCACGCGCCGGTCGGGGAGGGCGTGGCGCGGCTCGTCGTGGACTCGCTCGCCGACGGGCTGGTCGGGCACGATGCGGCGGCGCCGCGCAAGCTCGGCTACCGGCCGCGGACCAGCAGGCACCAGCAGGGGGCGCACGTCCGGCAGGCCGTGTCGGCGGTCGAGCTGGCGTGCTGGGATCTGGCGTCGCGGGCTTCGGGCCGGTCGGTGCCGGAGCTGCTGGGCGGCACGGTGCGGGAGCGGGTGCCGGTGTACGCGTCCGCGCTCGGGCTGGATCCGGCCCGGCCGGAGGCGGTGAAGGCGGCGGAGTGGATCGCCGGGCAGGGGTTCTGGGGGCAGAAGTGGCCTCTCACCAAGGAGCTGCTGCGCCAGGGCCCGCGGGCTGTCGCCCGGGTGCTGGGGGCGCTGCGGGAGGCGGCGGGCGAGGGCAGGTTCATGGTCGACGGGCTGCGCCGGTGCCGGCTGGACGAGGCGCTCGCCCTGCTGCCGGTGCTGGCCGACCTGGAGGTCGCGTTCGCCGAGGAGCTGCTGGAGCCGGGCGGCTTCGCCTGGGGCCGGGTGCGGGCGGCCGGGGCCGGGGTGCCGATGGCGGCCGGGGAGCACGCGGTCGACGAGCACGAGCAGATGCGGCTGTTGACCGGCGGGTCGGTGGACGTGTGGCAGACCGACCCGGGCTGGTCGGGCGGGCTGGCCCGCTCCCTGCACACCACGGAGGTCGCCGCGGACCTGGGCATGGCGACGTTCCCGCACGGCGACCGGCTGTGGGCGGCGCTCGCGCTGGCCGGCGCGTGCTGCCGGGACAAGGTCCCGGCGGTGGAGTGGCACCTGACGCTGGAGCCGCTGCGGCAGCAGGTGTTCACCGAACCCACCGAGGTGCAGGCGGGGATGCTGCCGTCCGGGCCCGGCGCCGGGCTCGCCCCGCTGCCGGTCACCTCCTCGCCGCTCCCGGCGTGGGGGATCGGGTCATGA
- a CDS encoding HAD family hydrolase: MSDRTWSGVRAVCFDMGGTLVRPEPVATTGQVAEVLGISLEQARAFMGRSAKRRLVSPQGLAQEIAADFGRPALAGALTEVLERARRRAEDPQLYLDVPDTLAALRARGFALYAMTNALGSSVPEQEPVVFRELLDGVFYSARTGAIKPEPEAFAAVQQASGLRPQELLHVGDSVNADVRGAAAAGWHTAWVDRYHTTGPLMSAAPTLRLHSLNTLLLLLPARAAAEAITSEVAG; the protein is encoded by the coding sequence ATGAGCGACCGGACGTGGTCCGGGGTGCGGGCGGTCTGCTTCGACATGGGCGGCACGCTGGTGCGCCCGGAGCCGGTGGCGACGACCGGCCAGGTCGCCGAGGTCCTCGGCATCTCCCTGGAGCAGGCCCGTGCCTTCATGGGCAGGAGCGCCAAGCGGCGCCTGGTCTCTCCGCAGGGCCTCGCCCAGGAGATCGCGGCCGACTTCGGGCGGCCCGCGCTCGCCGGCGCGCTCACCGAGGTGCTGGAGCGGGCCCGGCGCCGGGCCGAGGACCCGCAGCTGTACCTGGACGTGCCGGACACCCTGGCCGCGCTGCGCGCGCGGGGCTTCGCGCTGTACGCGATGACCAACGCGCTCGGCTCCTCGGTTCCCGAGCAGGAACCCGTCGTGTTCCGCGAGCTGCTGGACGGCGTCTTCTACTCGGCGCGCACGGGCGCGATCAAGCCGGAGCCGGAGGCCTTCGCGGCCGTCCAGCAGGCCAGCGGGCTGCGACCGCAGGAGCTGCTGCACGTCGGCGACTCGGTGAACGCCGACGTCCGCGGGGCCGCGGCGGCTGGCTGGCACACGGCCTGGGTGGACCGGTACCACACGACCGGCCCGCTGATGTCCGCCGCGCCCACGCTTCGCCTGCACTCCCTCAACACCCTCCTCTTGCTGTTGCCCGCCCGGGCGGCGGCGGAGGCGATCACATCGGAGGTGGCCGGCTGA
- a CDS encoding radical SAM protein produces MLESVRHLEEVAREWKINPEDVLLIALNSCGARSPLDKPRMRFQLALDSRPADPSYLILSLGREDSPFEIDERELRLHGERVGTVSGIEDDDAVLGYWRNGTKMLTLNSNQRSQCVGCTFCPNTLEGASDPAIRELDLPGYFATLAANSGMPDLSGVETVTVCTGCFLYEHLALEHLEGVRAAMRSTGCEGTLHFLSSVLTSEAGLDRAAGLGPFHLTLTVECFTNRASILKQSKAALTVDQMVATLGAAKERGITTDFTYIVGLDPIEEAVENLRRLVPVTTTFPRFQTFQAHNPFMDVYRAPGSDTIEWNLAMRRAVEELFAETGLRPQWWQNYRSPWAYTFAGGQLTGARI; encoded by the coding sequence ATGCTCGAATCCGTCCGCCACCTGGAAGAGGTGGCCCGCGAGTGGAAGATCAACCCCGAGGACGTGCTGCTCATCGCGCTGAACAGCTGCGGGGCGCGTTCGCCGCTGGACAAGCCGCGGATGCGGTTCCAGCTGGCGCTGGACTCGCGGCCGGCCGACCCGTCCTACCTGATCCTCTCGCTGGGCCGCGAGGACTCGCCGTTCGAGATCGACGAGCGCGAGCTGCGGCTGCACGGTGAGCGGGTCGGCACGGTCAGCGGCATCGAGGACGATGACGCCGTGCTGGGCTACTGGCGCAACGGCACCAAGATGCTCACCCTGAACTCCAACCAGCGGTCCCAGTGCGTCGGGTGCACGTTCTGCCCGAACACCCTGGAGGGCGCGTCGGACCCGGCGATCCGCGAACTCGACCTGCCCGGCTACTTCGCCACCCTCGCGGCGAACTCCGGGATGCCGGACCTGTCGGGGGTCGAGACCGTGACGGTGTGCACCGGGTGCTTCCTGTACGAGCACCTGGCCTTGGAGCACCTGGAGGGCGTGCGCGCCGCGATGCGCAGCACCGGCTGCGAGGGGACGCTGCACTTCCTGTCGTCGGTGCTCACCAGCGAGGCGGGCCTGGACCGGGCCGCCGGGCTCGGGCCCTTCCACCTGACGCTGACGGTGGAGTGCTTCACCAACCGGGCGAGCATCCTCAAGCAGTCCAAGGCCGCGCTGACGGTGGACCAGATGGTCGCCACGCTCGGGGCGGCGAAGGAGCGGGGCATCACCACGGACTTCACCTACATCGTGGGTCTGGACCCGATCGAGGAGGCCGTGGAGAACCTGAGGCGGCTGGTGCCGGTGACGACGACGTTCCCGCGGTTCCAGACGTTCCAGGCGCACAACCCTTTCATGGACGTCTACCGGGCGCCGGGGTCGGACACGATCGAGTGGAACCTGGCCATGCGCCGCGCGGTCGAGGAGCTGTTCGCGGAGACGGGGCTGCGGCCGCAGTGGTGGCAGAACTACCGCTCGCCGTGGGCGTACACGTTCGCCGGGGGGCAGCTGACCGGGGCGCGGATCTGA